The following are from one region of the Bradyrhizobium sediminis genome:
- a CDS encoding cytochrome b/b6 domain-containing protein: MAFTHDAIEAGGTVPPATVKVWDPFVRLFHWTLLTLFVVAFVTGDEIEGVHIAAGYGIATLLALRLAWGVVGPHHARFSSFVRSPRDVLAYLRDVANLRAPRYLGHNPAGGAMIVALLAALIGTAVTGYMMTTDAYWGAKWVEKLHEALAHGTLVLASLHVLGVAASSLLHRENLVKAMWTGRKRSS, from the coding sequence ATGGCATTCACGCATGACGCGATCGAAGCCGGCGGCACAGTGCCGCCGGCAACGGTCAAGGTGTGGGACCCGTTCGTGCGGCTGTTCCACTGGACGCTGTTGACGCTGTTCGTCGTCGCCTTCGTCACCGGCGACGAGATCGAGGGCGTGCATATCGCCGCCGGCTACGGCATCGCCACTCTGCTGGCGCTCCGCCTGGCCTGGGGCGTCGTCGGTCCGCACCACGCGCGGTTTTCGAGTTTCGTGCGGTCGCCGCGCGATGTGCTGGCCTACCTGCGGGATGTCGCGAACCTCAGGGCGCCGCGCTATCTCGGCCACAATCCCGCCGGCGGTGCGATGATCGTAGCGCTGCTCGCGGCACTGATCGGCACCGCTGTGACCGGTTACATGATGACGACGGACGCCTATTGGGGGGCCAAATGGGTCGAGAAGCTTCACGAGGCGCTCGCCCACGGCACGCTGGTGCTGGCCAGCCTGCATGTCCTGGGTGTTGCGGCTTCGAGCCTGCTGCACCGTGAGAATCTCGTGAAGGCGATGTGGACCGGCCGCAAACGGTCGTCGTGA
- a CDS encoding PepSY domain-containing protein: protein MLSALAVFAAGARADDHRDHDVARQAVERGEIKPLAEILQMVRDKLPGEVAGVKIERKGGRLMYELRIVGAQGRLLEVYVDAATGAIGRTREK from the coding sequence TTGCTGTCAGCGCTTGCGGTGTTCGCGGCCGGTGCGCGGGCCGACGACCACCGCGACCATGACGTGGCGCGGCAGGCCGTCGAACGCGGCGAGATCAAGCCGCTTGCCGAAATCCTGCAGATGGTGCGCGACAAGCTTCCCGGCGAGGTCGCCGGCGTGAAGATCGAACGCAAGGGTGGACGGCTGATGTACGAATTGCGGATCGTCGGCGCACAAGGACGCCTTCTTGAAGTTTACGTCGATGCGGCGACCGGCGCGATTGGCCGCACCCGGGAGAAATGA
- a CDS encoding PepSY domain-containing protein codes for MTKIAMLATAALLATATFANAGSLGRPCTSAPQSQWLSLDALQAKIEAQGYKVQKAKLKAACGELYTIDKNGSRVELFVDPTSAAIVGQL; via the coding sequence ATGACCAAGATCGCAATGCTCGCTACCGCTGCCCTGCTTGCCACGGCGACGTTCGCCAACGCCGGCAGCCTCGGGCGGCCCTGCACGTCGGCGCCGCAGAGCCAGTGGCTCTCCCTCGATGCCCTCCAGGCCAAGATCGAGGCGCAGGGCTACAAGGTTCAAAAGGCAAAGCTGAAGGCCGCCTGCGGCGAGCTTTATACCATCGACAAGAACGGCAGCCGCGTCGAACTGTTTGTCGATCCGACTTCCGCCGCCATCGTCGGCCAGCTGTAA